The genomic interval CGAGCAAATAGCaaatcaaattgcaaaaaaaatgtttacctGCACAAATATACAGGTAACAGATCAAATCACTATGCGCAGCAGTTTGTGTGACTTGCTGATGCACTATATTAAGAGTAATAAAGGTAGGTAAAAGGTTCTTCTTTGgcaaagatacaaaaaaaaaaaaaacgttacagattaaaactaattacatCGAAGGTCTCTCCTTATATTATATCCCTTCCGCTTTCTCATTCTAATTGGTTAAGTCATAaacataactatatatatatattttttttatataattcaCAACTAGTTTAAGCGTAGCTGTAGTCTAGTCATTTGTTATTTTACGGAAATGTGCAACTAGTCTATTCAACAAGCTACATCTCTCAGCTCTATTTAACTAGTTGAGTAATCTTTTTATACTCATATTTGAATAGTTAACACTAGATGCAATCACGAGCCACTTAAGCGTCACAACGAAAGCTGATTAAGGGCCAGGATTCTCgcttcaattaaatttatataatatactcTCTCTGTACTGGTATATTAGAAAGAAACTACTTATGTTGAAATCGTATGGATTCGCTGGATATTCTGTAACTAAAAATGTTCTGCAATTTGTGTTGAGTAGCACTTATCCTTTGCTTCACGTAAAAAGTAACAATGTTTATCGCTCGATCGTTATGAAAATATCAGCATTAAAAAATCGAATGTTAGCGGTAAAAGTAATAAGGATCTTTTGAAAATTCCCACTGGCTGTAACACTAAAgttcaaaaaataattgttctCTTTGTGGGCACAGGGtataagcaacaaaaaagcgCTGAGCGCGGAAAAACTTGTTGAAAAATTCTGCTTagagcaacatcaacagctccagctgcagcagtagcaaaaataaaaataaaaaaaggcgGAAAAGTTTCGCATCGATTTtctagttgctgttgctgcaggcGCTGTCGGTGCtgtaaagaaaaataaaatccaGAGACGTAATCAAAAACGAATGTAGCTCGAGTTTTAAATGCGCTTAATTTTGGAACGTAATACGGGTGCGGTGGCACCGGATGCTGCTCTAAAGTGCTCATGTTGCTCCCAATACGCCCAGTTTTGCGAGCTGCCCGTTTGTTGTCCTTGGTGTCCTACGTGACCAGAACTGGCATTGTGTTTAGCGTTTGGTttgcggcggtggcggtggctgtggctgtggctgtaaCGGAAGTGAATTCAATGCGGGCGCTTCCAAAAACGACAATGGGTTGCGATGTTGTAACGTGCGAGCTGCATGGCTGACAAAACAGGATGTCAGGAGCTTGCCAGGATGCGACCAGTTGTCCCCAGGGGCATTTGATGAACGCTTAATTAAACCTTAATTTTTCATGATTGCATGAAATGTGAACACATATTCATAAATCATTGAGCACATTCATTTCAAAACAATGTGTCATTTACTATTCTGCAAATGGCTGCAAAAGGACACGCCCAAATGTACATGATATTTGTGTGTGAAAAAATTGTTGTTCTCTCGAACAGAGAACACTAAAAGCTCATCAACATTGCATTGCAGCGAAAACTTTTCtcattcttttttatttactctGCACATTTGTAAAGTTGAGTGCTAAAAGATAAACTGTAAACGCCCCATTGTTATTCGAGCAGTGAATGCACTGGAATTAGTTCAACTGCAGTTAAATACCCTGTCGCTGAAGAGCATTAACAGGGCTTAGTACTTGGGTTGAATCATGTAACTGACAAGCAACTTGACAACTACTTTAAGCTGTAGTCAAATTGATGTTAATGTTTGTGTAATAAAGTATTAATTTGAGTGTTGCCACATTAAACACTGTGACTTGGCGTTGCCACTACAGCACAAAATTTTAACAGTTTACCATGAAACACATATGTTATTTATGCGTATCATCTTATAAATAGAAACCAATTGTAAGTTAGAGAAAAACTCAAAGCGTGTAGTACTTCCTATTGAATGCTGGGTATTTGACAGTCGAGCATTTTGCGTACAAAGAGTGGTTTATCATGTAGTTGCATTGTCTTCGGCAGCTGCTCTCGACCCGACCTGCACTTTATCTATGTCAAAATGGTCGCACGCACGATATTGTCTCTTGTTTTTTTAACTCACCCAACCCTTGTTCTTTTATATCCCTTTCTCTTATCCTCTccctttctttctttctctgtCAACTGCTTGCTGtcgcctttgttgttgttgttgttgttgtgtgcatATTGACATCGTTTTGACAGACAACACTACTCGCTTCACCCCTCAGTGCACCACAAATTCGCACCGCCCTCAGATGACTTCATTTCATTGTGACATGTGCAGAAACACGCACTTCATGGACCTTTTGGCATTTCCGTTTCCTCAATGGGGCTTGGCATATTTTTTGCCTGCCATGTTGTTTGTCTTTCAATAACTGTCGGCGAGGTGCGCTTCACAAGTTCTGTGCCTTACTATGCCTTACTGTGCCTTACAATACGTTTCCTTTGCGTTTTCagcaaaattataaattgagGAATAACtattcattttataaagaAACTAATTTATCATTCCAGCTTTTACTTACAACTCTTGGGAATTTGTTCTAGAGTTTCAACTATTTATGtgttcattattatttaaagaaacTTAATCTTGAAGTAATTTCTGATATTCTGTAAACTTGAGTTTCAATAATAATTGACGCACTCTCGCTTCGTAAATGTCAATAACTTGTCTTGAGGTATATGCAAACTATGTTGTTTGGTAGTAAATATCAGAGTTATTTTTATCTGTTTCTTGAGgtatatttaatcaaattaatgAAGAGGCAGACAGGCTGACTCCAGTGTTCCCCTGATAACTTGACAGTTGCTTGACATTTAACAGCTCCTTAATGTCATTTATCATGGATACACACAAAAGAGGACGTTGCAAGGATATAAggattcaataaaatatttacttcTTGGCATGACGTTTGAATAGTATTCAATTTAAGGGCACCTGTCGAAAGGGCATTCAGTTTGGCATTTCGTTTTACTTATTCCTTTGTACACAATTGCTCGTAatctaattgaattgaaaacttCTGCATGAAAAAAGCTTTGCTTAAAGGTTTTCCATGAAATACATATTAAGTGAGGCGTGTACACTACCTTCTCCTTTCCTTTCAACTTGAATAACGCTCTGGAAAATGCAAGCGCACGTTGTCAAGGTTCGTATACACGACCACGTCCTGGCTGTCTGGCTTCTTCGCCTCGGGTTTAATTAATGTTGGAACTGATTACATTCACAGTGGCTCCTGGCTCCTCCACCTGAAGCACGATGCGCTGCCAAGTATGCAGTTACGAATGTTACTCATTTTGGCATTGATTTAGCTACAGCTTTGTTTGCATTTCCAAACCCCTTGCTTCTGTCTTAGCCGTGGAACTGACACGTGCCGTGGCAAGCGGAAagcaaaatggcaaattgcaaacaaaatgggCGTGACGGGGCGTGCGTAAGCTTTGGGTCAGCTTATTGTCGCTAAATTGCAGTATTTCCGCTTGTCCGACGTCCGTTCGACCAGATTTACCTTGGCTAAGTGCATTACCGCAATGCAACCGGGTTTAAGTTGACATTAAGTGGATTGGACAGACGACGCCAGCATTCAAGTGCAAGGATTaccatttgtttttctgaTTTGACTTGGGCTAATGAAAAGTACCTACATATACTTAGATACAACAGGATGAGCTGAAAACAAAACACCGAGCTAGTCAATGACAACACGGAGTATAAAGAGGCGTATTGCTGGGAAAGAAATAAAGAAGTGGGAATTGAGCATGTCAAATATGATTATCCCTGTCGAATATGACAGGAGGATATAGGAGGGTAAATCAACAGCAATACACATTTAAAAACATGAAACAGACACGGAAAACGAATGTGtgcaatataataaataaaatttaaccAAAAATCACTATTGTTAAAGCATGACAATTTGTAAGGCTtacttgaatttatgagaatcgcatagtggAGCGATATTTTAACGAAGACCGGaagattatatatacaatcATAAAGACATTAACATacacaaatttattaataaatattctatACCCATCGGCACAAGGTTCAAATTTTTATGCCAAccaaaaactttttgaaacagcaacattaataatatatttatctttaatCGGTTTATTGAACAGTTTGTTAAATAATGCtactatttaaatttaattgtattatttaacACAAAGTGGCGAGCATTTACACAGTTTCTgttgaatttttgttaaattggATGCAAACAATTTGATTGCCAGCggcttttgcatttgttttggcttttcgCCAAATGCACTTTGAATGCaaatcataattaaaattaaggcAAAATGCAATTAGCCACACCCTTACACCccgtaaaaacattttcaaaacgtttgcaaaatttaaaatttatattgaaGTGATTAAAGGTAAAGCACATAATGACTAGTTAATAAGCTAGCtgattataaatttaattctaTCTAATTGCTTTTGTATTTTACGagttatttactttatttattgccCTTAGCATTTTCTCTATTATCTTTGCTAATTGCATTGTTAATTGAACAGCCAAAATGACATTTCAATTAGCTGCAACAATCGGAAAATGGAATAAATACTGGATATAGTTCCACTTTGACTTTTTGGCATTTACACCACTTTTTCAgtgataaaaatcgattgcCATCGATGTGACCCACTtaactaaatgaaaatgaaaataacattGATGATCATCACTCAAGCAATTTTTCGTCATTTATCGCAGCGATGCGCTAATCAAAGTCAAACCCGCTTTCGTGATGGATGATGCTGGTGTCAGGTCATCACCCGCATCAGGTGTTTAAGTAGGTTGagcgagtatgtgtgtgtatatgagtGCTAATGAAAATCAACAACACCCAAATGAGAAAAGACGCTAAAGAGCAACACACGCCGCAGGCGGTAATCAtcagctgcaaatgcagcgCCTTACACGCTAAACTTAATGCTAAAAGATATATGTTGGATAATTCATTCCATTTGGCAGCCCAAATGTATGCTTTGTACAATTTATCCGTGTAATACAGTCGACTGATTAATACTCTGTACAACATTTCAAGTTTTGACCGTATTGATTTTTTTCGTCGCTTGACGCCTTAAAAATCACAATAAGTTTAAGGTTCAAACGACGAGGAAAGCAGTTGCAaaccttaaatatttttaacatttatatttttaagaaatacAAATTGTCCCAGACCAAGGTCTGTCAGATAAAAGCAACCAAATTAAATATGGACTACCTTGAAACAGGGTATTGTTGAGAACAGGAGATGAATCGTTAGCCACTAACCCAGCTTGCCCTTTAGTATTCTACAAATGTCTCCTGGCGGCAGTTagcaaagttttcaatttgcgaGGAAAGTTCATTTCTGTCAAGTACAAATTAAATCAGAGAAGGCAACCGGAACGAAGACAAGCGTGAGGCGACTCGCGACTGGCAGGCGAGCTGCATTGAAGTCTTTGACATTGATTGGATTAACTAAGCCAAGTTGCTGTGAAGAGCCGGCTGGTTTATTGGCTTATAATAGCGTTAAGAAGAGCTTTCTAATCAAATGCAGCCACTTGCACAAATTGCCAACAGGATGCAAAATGACGAGAGTGGCAAATATAGAggccaaatatatataagtatatctaGAGAGCTCGTCTATGCCAATGAAATGGAAGCAAAACTTGTGGCAAGCATTCGTGGCGATAAGAAAATATCGCCTGTTGAGCAAATCGAACGATAAGCCCGATGAAAAAGACGCAACGCCAGAGCTGCTCAAGAGTTTGAAGAGGCAGTTGACATTCAGCTGCCGCTATGAAGTGTCGCCTCGAATTGaatttcctgctgctgctgatgtgggGCATATCAGACATTTGGCTGCTGCCCAGTCCCAACTTGGAGTCAGAATTCAATGCAATGTTTCTGGCGCAAGTGTTGCGAAATGTAAACGCCAGCGTTGAGCCTTGCCAGGATTTCTATGGTTATGCCTGTGGCAATTGGAGTGCAAACTATAACGACATTCAAAGCTACCTGGATATGCCCGGCTACATGgattacaaatttaataaacagcTGCTAAGTGCCTTGGAAACGCATAGCTCTGAAGGCGGCATCTACGATCAGCTGTGGGCATACTATGTGGCTTGCCGTGATCTGGCTCAGCCGGCACTAAATGAACTGCTGCATTTGCTGGAGCCCCAGCTGGGTCTGGAATGGCCCATCTTTCGGAGTAATCAGAGCGAACTGTGGCGCAACGTAACACAATTTGATTGGCTCGCCACGCTGGCCAAGCTGCGCGTCTATGGACTCAATGGTGTTTTTATCAAACAGGATGTGAATGTGCGACGCGAGAATGGAACGCATTATGTGATTCTGTTTGCGCCGCAGCCCGCCGACGCAATGCCGCTAACTGAACAGGAGGTACAAGATTTGTACGTAGCCTTTGGACTGGATGAACCGCTGTCCAAGAATCTTACTGCCAAACTAATGCAGCTGGAGTGGCGACTGGGGAACATGACGCGCCAAGCAGCAGATCAACCTACAGACAGCCTGCCCGAGTGGACGTTgccacagctgcagcaacgGCTGCCCCAAATCAATTGGCGCCACTATTTGGCAGAGCTGCTGGAGAAGCCAGCGGATGCAGTTCAGTTGCTCCAAGTGTCTGCGCTGAATGCCAGCTATctggagcagctgcaactAATACTTGGAGAGAGCTCCAATGAAACTATCTGTTATTATCTCATGTTCAAGCTGCTCTATGCACTCAACGAGGAGCTGCCGCCCACTGGCCCAAACGAAACGCGTTCCATGGCCTGCGTGCTGCAGTTGCGCGGCCACATGCCACTTGCCATGAACTACCTGTACGAGCAGCATTACTATAAGGAACGACGTGAGCAAACTGATGCGGCGCTGCAGCGACTGCAGCAGAAGCTACGCAAGGAATTTGAGCAACTACTAATTGAGAATCATTTACAGCTGGATGAGCTGGAGCATGCCTATGTGCTAGAGGAGCTGCGTAGTCTGCGCCTCAAGATAGGCAATATACCTCCAGGCTTAACAATGGCCCAGCTGACAATGTACTACCATGATTTACAGTTGCTGCCAAATGACTTCTATTGCAACAAGTTGCAGCTACTGCGTTTTTATCAACGCCTCGAACAGCAGTTGCTGGCCAATAAGCCAGGTGTCTGGCCAGTACATGACTACTATCAGCAGGATGCTGTGGTGGCACGCAGCTCCTCGCCGGTAAAAATCTTCCGAAATGCCGTGCTGCTGCCACACGGGTATTTGCAACTGCCGCTTTACGATGCCCGCCTCTCAGAGATGCTGCAACATGCCCAGCTGGGTTTCATACTGGCGCACGAGCTACAACATGCCTTTGACCTATTTCACATTGTGTACGATGCCCGAGGCAACTACAATCAGACCGGGTTGGCGTTGCTGCAGCATTACGCTAACTTCACCAGCTGCTATACCAGACAAAAtgcccagcagctgctgctctccgAAAGCATGTCGGACATTGTGGGTCTGCGTTTGGCCTTCGCCTCATACTTTGATCATGTGCAACCAGCTGACCGGCCCCCAGTTGGCAATTATACACAGGAGCAGCTCTTCTTTATCAACTCCGTGCAGTTTTTGTGCGCCAACATGCAAAAAATTGCGACCATGACCACCATGGAGGATGCGGAACACGGACTGCATAATGAGCGAGTCAATCGCAATTGGCCGCATCACGAGGAATTTGCCAAGGCTTTCAACTGCACTTCGGGTCAGCCCATGTACCAGGCGGAGCCGTGTCGCCTGTGGTGAATCCATCTATATTAATAGATATGTGTTGCGTGCGTCTAATAAAGTGAATATCGATTAATAATTTGCGCTGTTTATAAACTAGGTAACCTAGGTGCATATTAAAAAGATGGAAGGGcctgttatgtttatgttcTATGTTAATAATTACCGATTTATATAAAGCTCAAAGATGTAAAAGTGCCAAGAACTATCggatttaaaaaataaaataagagcttgatattttaaatgtacAAAAACTCGATAGTTGAAGCTTAACGATAGTTTACAATGCAATGTAAATAGagacaaaacacaaacaagatatacaaaagctttttttaagaaatttcCTTTTCTTTGAATTGTAACGAAGTGGTTGTGCAACACTGTCAACATATATTCCACTATGTGTAGTCATGAACCTATGAAACTTTTTGACTTCGAAGTCTACGTGCCATCTACAAAAACGTCGATTATCCAACACTGGAAATCACCATAACTCCCGATACCTTTCTTGCACTCAAAGTAACCACAAATTATCATGTTGTCCAACACTGTATACACATTTGCAGTGTTTTCCCTGGGTTATGCCCACGCAATGACCTTGAGCAGGCATACataagacaacaacaaccacaaaagcaataacaacCACAGTTCacgcaacaataacaataatgggCATAAATTACAGCGCGGCCTccattaaaatgtaaatgtgaCCAGGCCCTCATTCATCCATCCGGCCATCCATGATGTCAGCGCTACATTGTCAAAGGCTTAACTTGCTGGGCAAATTATCTGCAGCATGCCAAGGGAAAAACTGGGCCAGGAGCGGCCAGCGGTAGCGGAGATGCAATGACTCTCATATgctatattgtatttaatataatttattgtcGCGCATATTTTGATGGCAATTTATGTGGCCCACGCACGTGTTGCATTTGGATGAAATGTAAGCTGCAGCTTTCGGTGGTGAGACGGCAGGCACGCGACTTGAAAGtgttgcaaatttaaattgtgtcAGTGGTGGCGGCATCGGCAATACGCCATATGCAtaggcatgggcatgggcatggtcATGTCCGACACTTGATACACATTTCACACGCAGCGCACAAAAGTCAACAGAGGCTAAAAGTGGTTGACGCACAGTggaacaatttaaaaatgataaataaaattgtaaccAAATACGTTTTGATTGCAATTTTACAATATCTTGCTCAAGATGACGAAGAAATAAATATCACCATTTAGATATAGAgagaaaaaatttaatatgtgAAAAATAAGGAATATCAAGTATAAATATAGAAATGTTTAAGAAAAAGCCATGGCTTTTTGGTATGCGCACTTATTTGCATGTTATCTATGTGTCCTGTAAAATGTTATTTGAGCGCAAATTGTTCATAATTGGGGCTAAGATTGAGAAAAATAATAGCGACCGCCTGAGCTATGCAGCTTATAAAGTAAGTATGAATGTTTGATACGGCAGCTCGGAGTTCAGTACAAGGTATCTTCTATAGATAAACTTTCTAAAAAGTACATATGTTTCAAAATGTTCCGAGCAGTTGTCATACATTTTAGAGTCACTGTTgggctgtttgttgttgtagggCTTCACATCCGACAAAGAATGCCGCTCGTATATTTCAAAACAAATGACAGCCGCGGGAGTCATGGAAATGCCACACATTTGGCCACCAGTGCACCACCGGCATCTCACCAATTGGTCACTTGATACACATTGGACAAACCGGTCGCCTTGCAaatgaattatatatattttttgctatttGTCATGGCCCGTGGGGCGCGCTTAGTTAAACTGGGAATGTTTGTGGACGGCTTTGGCTAATTAATGCGAGTGTAcagcaaattaaaatgcaatttaagcAGCTCCGCTGGCAGCGGCCGTCTTCTTGACTCGTTTTCAACTTTGTTGCATTCATGTGCAGTTGGTTAGGCCCCATTCGAGCCTACACACGGGCCAAAGTAaacccaaagccaaagccaaatccAGAGCTCTCTTaaagaagtttttttttttgcctttcagCAAATGTGGGTTAAATGCTTTTTGCGGCTTGCAGCGTCGCAATTTGAAGTCGACTCCGTGGGttcgaatgtgtgtgtgtgtgtgtgtgtgtgaattttttgttgtggctctgctgttgctggttttTCTTTATGcgtcaaatgcaaattttcaatttggctAACAGACGCGAAaagcttttcatttaatttaattaaaacattcaGTAAACTGCGCAAAAACTTTCATTTTTTGCAgctaataaaaaatagaaatgaaaataagtCAATTAGTCTACAATTAAGTTCGAACATTTTGCggtaaatgtaaatataattgtGTGTGGTTTCGTAACACTTcattgtgtgagtgtgtgtgtgtgggtgttgaTGGACGTAAGCTTACAACATTATTACACAGCTGggaattaaaatttaaagacTGCCCTTGGCTCTAAACTAAGCTGCATGATGCACTGCTGTGaattgggtgtgtgtgtttgaagGTGTGTGGCAGATGTAGTTAACTGAGTCATTaacaaattaacattttgtgtactACTTTCTAGAGGGCCAAACTAAATTGAAATAGCAGGGTTAAGCTAATAAACGTGCTTTTCAAATGATTTCGGGATGAATacgtaattaattataatattatccATATCTTTGTATCggaatcaattcaatttaacaTAAACtttaatcaattaatttgaattgcaATGTTTGTTATTATCAATACGTTGCTCGACACGACTACTGTTCGTTTGATAGCCAGCCGGGCCTGCCTACAGCCAATGAACTCAATACAAGTGCACCTTATCAATAACAAGCCGTTATCAGTTCGCGCTAGTCGCTGTTGGTTGCCTTGCTCTAACTATGACGCTtggtatattattattgttattacgcatacgccccaTTGGTTGTGTGACAATTTCGATTCATTGAGAATTCCTAGCGTCTATTTAAGTCTAATCAGGCTCACGTTTCAATGCCAGTGGTCCAGTAAGTCTGTTCCAAGCTGTTTGCTAGTGGGCGGCGAGCAACAGTTAGTAATTTGGCCAAACGATACAGGTTTCTGGTCAGGCGTCTGAACGGATGTGCAGTTAGTAAATAAACTTGTTTTGcgttaaatataacaaataattacAATCAAATTTCCGGCTTGACTGCAACTATGTCAATTCTATAAGATTTGCATGCGTTACAAAGTCCGAcctacatctatatatatgcattatatatatacataactatatatatatatatatatatatatatatatatataattaagttttacacgttaggttactataaaaaatatatttcaatttattattttcacttaacggctacttttgttgagtacattcagatttgcttcccgaataagaactgatttatctaactgttgcggtcgcttagcaaacttcgctttgagagagtttgagtcaaaattgagtgaagtttgagctgcgtcagcaattatgcgtgggatagtactctgatgggaacattgacagtggcgtgatatttagggtgaattgtttatgtctaccaaaagggggacagtttgatcttgaccaatgtcgatgttatcaccaggctctttgtttacaatattagaaatgtttataattgtgcttatgcttatgtgctaagttatgttaaagggtgggtgcgactatggatatgtcactcccccaaccattagaaaagtgcctgtcctcaggtgtttaagtttggatatagtgtaacattttcttcttttacaattggtatatctcctattattgtaggtgtttcttctactttgggttttttatattttataattaatttcttaggtatgcttttgaacttatatgtcaaatacagtgttaaacttattaatatgattacaaatatggttattgtaattatctggaatacattgttaaattttgtatgtgcatttataatttgtttcgtttgtacaaacgaaagtggttctaattttataacatcattgcttacgtaaatgctttgagtataatctaacatattgtttgaaattgaaatttcattaatttgcaatgaacaattaaagatttttattatattgtttccttctattgttatttcgttatttatacaattatggtttaatatagtttttggtaaattccaagttaaaattatatttggttctatgtagttgatttgaaaattttgcaaaattttagtataactacattctgatgttatttggtttaaaattcctgttaaacattcattattaattaatttttttgtttctctgctataaacttttttatcttgggtaaaatatttttcatgagctatttctgtcaaaatattattattttcatccgggtatggaattatttcgaataccgggctttttattatttctcgaggaatatgggatattatcagtatttcgtttgtatctgatttaaaccaagtggaagtttttgtattcaacaatttctcagaattaacatgcaacaaatagtcatgttttagtaattttgggttaaaaattcctaatcttgtgagctgcattcccatctcaatgtcttctatatattctgtaaagtgttgtaagttaaatataaggatatctaatttctttcctttttgtttctcttgatctagttcgttcatgatttctattcctttgtttatagcttctattatgtaatttaattcgttaacctgaacgctgttttctgctaagttgcttattttttgttcaatttctgctttgtcttcttgatctaatgttccaaataagtatttatatgctgttcctactatgttaactaaacctcttttgctgcgtttggctatttttaagccgtttatttctctgtttaatttttctactaggtattcgatttgtataaggttattg from Drosophila virilis strain 15010-1051.87 chromosome 2, Dvir_AGI_RSII-ME, whole genome shotgun sequence carries:
- the LOC6630152 gene encoding neprilysin-1 gives rise to the protein MKCRLELNFLLLLMWGISDIWLLPSPNLESEFNAMFLAQVLRNVNASVEPCQDFYGYACGNWSANYNDIQSYLDMPGYMDYKFNKQLLSALETHSSEGGIYDQLWAYYVACRDLAQPALNELLHLLEPQLGLEWPIFRSNQSELWRNVTQFDWLATLAKLRVYGLNGVFIKQDVNVRRENGTHYVILFAPQPADAMPLTEQEVQDLYVAFGLDEPLSKNLTAKLMQLEWRLGNMTRQAADQPTDSLPEWTLPQLQQRLPQINWRHYLAELLEKPADAVQLLQVSALNASYLEQLQLILGESSNETICYYLMFKLLYALNEELPPTGPNETRSMACVLQLRGHMPLAMNYLYEQHYYKERREQTDAALQRLQQKLRKEFEQLLIENHLQLDELEHAYVLEELRSLRLKIGNIPPGLTMAQLTMYYHDLQLLPNDFYCNKLQLLRFYQRLEQQLLANKPGVWPVHDYYQQDAVVARSSSPVKIFRNAVLLPHGYLQLPLYDARLSEMLQHAQLGFILAHELQHAFDLFHIVYDARGNYNQTGLALLQHYANFTSCYTRQNAQQLLLSESMSDIVGLRLAFASYFDHVQPADRPPVGNYTQEQLFFINSVQFLCANMQKIATMTTMEDAEHGLHNERVNRNWPHHEEFAKAFNCTSGQPMYQAEPCRLW